The Ziziphus jujuba cultivar Dongzao chromosome 1, ASM3175591v1 genome segment TGTGTAAGATAGACAgctgtgtgtgtatatatatatatattatgacaaCCATTaatcttttggtttaactaaaacaataaatttttttttaggttgtGTCTCATCAATTTTGTCaagaatgttaaaaaaaatattatgtactTAATTTCgtcaaaattgaatataaaagtcaacaaaataactatatataaaaaagaaatctagtatattattaataattaataataacaggGGTCATAAAATTGCTACTTCCAGGAATGCAAAACAAAGCTGCCCAAGATAGCAGGCACTTCATTCAAAGCTACTATTTCAATGGTTCACTTAGAAAAGCCTAGCTATACTCTTCACCAATATTCCTCCTACCTTGTTGGTGTATTTTCAAGATTTGTTAAGGTATATATAGCTCAACTTCTGAATTACATTTAACAAATTAACCATATAATTCAAAGTCTAATTAATGCTTAAATTGGTTAATAAACTTACTGGAGTTGCATAAATTGGGAGACAGGAAAATTGGGATGACTTCACTCTCCCTCCATTGGGCTGCTTTCCAGCTGCAAAAAACCTTATTTGGTTTTCATGAAAGTGGGCGCTGCTTCAGATTCAACAATGATGCTCAAGTATTCAAAGAGAAGCTCAACTCCTCTGCAGTCAATCACAAAAAAAGCAACTTCCTGATCTTAAAATTATTGTACGTTTCACATATATTTTCAACCCCATTTGTGATGCCGTCCTGTCAAAACTCCCTCCAAATATGGTACTTAATTACTAGCAATAAGTACGTATCCTATATTATTCCTCAGCGGCCTAAGCCAGAATAGACATCCCAAGCCCCAGCACATATACCTGATCTTGGCTCACATTGTGTCTGGACTCCCATCGAGCAACACTATCACGAAAAGGAAGCGAACGGTTCATTTCAAGCAAAATTAACATTCTGAAAATTTTGTTCACTACCCTGGAGTTGCAGAAGTCGGTGATTGAATGGTTTCCCTATGGCCTCAAAAGAACTGCGCATGCCAACCACACCAGACAAGCCGTGACgaaaacaatgtaaaaaaaCCTTCCAAACCAGCTCTAGCCCAAGAAGTGAAAAAACACAAAGGTAGGATGAATTACCAGCATGCCCATCTTGAGTGGAAGGAGGTTGGTTAGATAATACTTTAGAACTCAAAGTCTATAATACAAAATTTCTAAATGAACGCTACTTGTTTTGCGTCCAAATACTATACCATAATTGTCttcttacattaaaaaaataaataaataaatattcctctttTCATCTAGCCATCTTACCGTATATAATGATTTAATTGTGCTAGCTGTAAATTTGAGTCTGAAGCTATGGTTTAGTatgaaacaaataatatatgtacCAATCTTTCTGTATTCGATTAACCAATTTGTATGCACCTAAGAATAAGATTGGACTTCCACATGAGTATCAAATCAATTTTTACCTTTGGTAAAGTCCTGAAAACTAGGGTAAAAGATATAAGCTGAGCGTTGATTCAATGAATTTCCATCAATAATATTAAGCTGGATAAGAATGAGCCACTTCATCTAAAATTGTTGGAGCAAATGTGTGTCTGTGCAACATGTGTTTAAGAAATAGATTTCAGATCTGTCAATATTCCGATTGTCTCAACCAAACTAATTAAAGTCTgatcttataaatataaaactcaCATGGTCGTCTCAGCGCTTATCTCACGTACGCATTCAACAATGGGAAATGTGCAGCTCTTCTGGGGTTCAATCATTCATCTGGccctatattttttattttattttataatgtcatTAACCAatctaattaataaacaaacgAACAAATAAATGAGCCTTGTGAACAGGGAAATCCTTGAAActattgtatttaaaaataccctcttataaacataaaataagcAACAAAATGAATtattggaattggaattggCATTGGCATTGTCATTGTCTTGTTTCTTGCTCACTTCCTGATATAGAAAATGTCTATTTTTCACGGCAGCTTTTAACTTActagataaattttatatctcaagtcttcttttttgatttatttttgtttttttttttttggtttaaattaataatgaaccaatataaaattagaataattaatatttttttgtgtcaaaagaataattaatgttATATTTGGTGAATGTATAAAGGTTTACTGGAAAAAATTAATGTGACTTTTTGTCGTAAATAGGTTACTTGGAtggtaagaaaatattttatctttgttATATCAACTAGTGAAGAAATTTCCTATAACACCTATTGGAAAACTGGATCCAATAGGAAAAATTGGaacaaatatgaatttaattctcTCTTTTACCAAAATCGGTctgaacaataataatataatgaatTAAACTATGAGTTAATGAATCAATAAACAATTATTACCCAAGGAAGAACATGGGAAGGCAGGCTTAACAGGACATATTCGCTCtgcctcatctttgtatattaGATCGGCATACACCACCATCTCTTGTATGTTACAATTTAATAAAGAAACTTGTATCGTGAAGAGAACATAATGACGAgagcaaaattttaatttgacaagAAGAAAATCTGAATGCAGAggaagaataataaaattgcaGAAATTGTATGGTGAAAAGTAATTTGATTTggtatttggaaaatatatcaatACATGTTTTATATCTCTATGATATACAAATATGAACAGCTACATCTACAAAAAAATTTCGTTGTATCTAGTGGCTGAGGATGTTGAGAAGGGAAACTCTGGTTTTGATCAAACGCCTAAACAGATTCTCAACTCCTTCTTGAAGATCTTGAATGCACAACTCCAAATTTTCAAGCTGGTTTTGTGCATTCTCTACAGCAAAGCTATCAGATTTCTTCATTTTGGGACTCATGAGAAATTTTAATGCTGCTTCCACCCTTGAAAAATCATTCAACTGGGATTCTTCCTCGACTCTGTTATGGTGCATTATGCTGGAAATAAATGACCATCCACCAAGCTTTGATTTTGACTTCTCTCCTGAAATGAAGGACAACAATGATTCGAATATGGCAAGAGTGATTCCTTGAACCTCCCTCAACATGCTTACAATTGCAATGGTCTCGTTGTCCTTCTTAAAGGTATTGTTTTCAATACACTTTAATTGCTCAACAGCCTTCTGAATTGCTTTCTTCACCACTTTCCTTGAGGTTAAGAATTTCTTAACCTCGCTTGATAACTCAATGTTGCCACCTCTTTTTCTTCGAATAGTTGATTGAAGTTCTTGGGTGGATTCCTTTGTTTGCAACAAGGAATCTTTAGCTATGTTGCATATATCCAAGAATCTTAAAGATCCATCCAAGATTTGATCAATCCATTTCTGATGCTGCTCTTGAGATAAGGCTTGTTGGTTGAGAGGTAGTAAAAGTGATCTTTCAAGACAATCAAACAGATGTTGAAGTCCACTTAATTTGCAGTTTATCGAGGTTGATGCTGATGAAGAAGTAGCTTCAGAAGCCCTCAGTCTGCATAATTGCTCGTTGAATTCGGGAATGGCTGGATGTTGCCTGGAAGGCAAGCTGTTAGAGCGAACATGGTAAGATGCCATATTTGTTtccaatacaagatgaagaagaGTAATTGCTGATGAGTATTCAATGGAGTTTAGAATTTTCCTACACTTGCCTTGGCATCTactctctatatatattacaaacaaGGGAGACAAGAGGAATCTCATCTTCTTCAATACTTAATTAGAGTAACATGGTTCTGATTTAGATATTATTAGACACAAGTATCATGATGTTTATGGTGTGTCTCCCCGCCACAATATCCGCATCTCATCATTTCAAGGCgttatcaaaatttataatgcacGAGTGGCATTGACACCATCAAGATCCAGACAAGGAAGAGGCAGTGCCATTCTGTACTATGCAGCCTGCCTCCCCATGTGGTGGCGATGCAATATTGATAATGTTTACATGAAATACAGAAAATTATAAAGCCAGATGAATATGACTGTAACCATAGAGCACATTTTCAATAATTGAAGGCGGATGTGGTCTGTGTTGAGTCCACATCATGTGCAATTTGATTAGTTTCGCTAATACAACCGTGTGTACGATCATAGTTTCATTGTGCTAGCTGAGTCCGCAATAGGAATTAGTCTTGACAGTTCTCACATCTAGTTGATAATAATGAGTTTCCATGCAAAACACATGTTCTataataagttataataatgatttttccTTACCAGTTGACAAAAAACACAAGCTGCTAATCAAATGGCTCATCCTTATCTTATGAGCTAATCAGCCATTGACCTTAGGTTCTCATTAATAATCCCCCAATCAGTGTAACTCTATCCAAgtaacttaatttattttttttgttttttaaaaatgaaaaacttacCCCTGTTTTAAGAAttaaacaaagataaaaataattttgcacTATTGCTCTTGAGGAAATCCAGTTTTAGGAAGTTCAACTTCTGTTAATTTTTCTTGATCTTTGAgtatcttttattttccttaatgTGAAAATGGTGGCATATCAAAGTAAATATCAGTTTCAGTCTCGAATTTGTTGCTAGTACAGTTAAGCATTATGAACTCTAGTCTATGTAAGCTAAAGGAAAAGATAACTAAATTTTgtaggaaaaaatattataaataatttatccgAAGACAAATTACAGGTATAATTCATGTACTCGATTACAAACAGAACAGTTAATTTCCTAAGCCTTTCTTTTGTAAAGTAATCAAATAATTGCACAATGTAAtggatgagaaaaaaaaaaagtactttaaATTTggtatacaaaaaaaaaatatatatatatatatacatgtatatctCATTTATTTACAAATTCACATACAAAGACAATATACAtgtaaaaaatcaattataggtgCATACAAATTCATATATCGAATAAAGATGGTATGTGGATTAGATATGTATCATAGATATAGCTTCAGACTCAAATTTGCAGATAGCATAGGTAAGTAATAACGGCTTTAACTCCAAACATGATTGTAAGGAGAAATAGACATTCTTTTGTGTAAATGTTCTAGAAAATTATCATAGTATTTGGAGACAAAATACAAGTAGCATTCATGTAGAAATTTCGTATTAGAATTTTCAGctctttaattttaatgaaaatgaagcagagtaatcaaataatttcaaaatttatggaccaaaaaaaaaaaaatttatttttaatttggtatATGAAAACAATATACATGTATATCTCATTCATTTACAACTATGAAATATCTAATTCTCAGGCTGTATCATTCTTTTTACTATCTAATGGTTGAGGTTGAGGATGTTGAGAAGTGAAACCCCGGTTTTTAACATACGTCTAAAAAGACTTTCAACACCTTCTTCAAGATCTTGAATGCACAACTCCAGTTTTCCAAGCTGGTTTTGTGTAGTCTGTACACTCAAAGTTGTCAGAGGATTTCTTTATCTTCTGACGGATGGGCAAGTGCAATGCAGCTTCTGCGATTGCAAATTCTTTTGATTTACATTCTTCCTTTGTTCTTCTTGGCTGGATTATGTTGGAAATAAATTACCACTTGTTAGGCTTTGATCCACCTAAATTTGGCTCGGAGATGAATAACAGCAACGATTCAAGTATGATAAGAGTGATTGCTTCAGCCTCTCTCAACAAGTTAAGAATAGCAACTGTCTCATTGTCCTTGTTGAGGGTATTGAAAATGCATCTGTTTCCCATTTCCTTGAGATTCTTGATGGCTTTCTGAATTGCCTTCTTGACTGTTGTGGTTCTTTGACCACtgtagagaagaaatatgagaagaaaaataaaaagaattctattactatcttggaaatagaatacaaaaacacaaaaacttctctcttggattcttaCATGGAATCTCACTGTTtactctcaaactctcttctggAGTTtcaactcttctctcaagctctctctagagacttaaacactctctctgggagtttactctcaatactcctcacttgcaatgatattgagcttgcttgGATTGGATGCACTGCATGCAACgagatggagcctatttataggctcacaAGGTTGGTTGCATGTCCACCATCTTCAACCGGCTCTGACAgttgcccacaattgttgagcaagttgttTTTCGGTGTTAATTGCAGCAAACATTGTCAATAATGGTGAGCTTGtggcagtcttcacactgtcggtgtgGTGCGGCTGAGTTCACATTGTCGGTGgaggtgcggctggacttcacattgACCACTTTCCTCGAGGATAAGAATTTCTTAACCTCACTTGATAGTACCATTTTGCCACCTCGTCTTCTTCGAATGATTGATTGAAGTTCTTGTGTGGAATCCTTTGTTTGTGACAAAATTTCCTTAGCCATGCTGCAAGCATCCAAGAGTCTTAGAGATCCATCTACTATCTGATCAACCCATTTCTCATACTTCTCTTAAGATAAAGTTTGTTGGTTAAGTGGTACCAAAATCAACCTATCAACGCAGATCTtgaagtccacttccttggcaGGCCATTGAGGTTGAGGTTGACGAAGAGGCACAGACAGAAGCTCTCAATCTGCACAATTGCTCATCAAATTGGGGAACAAGTGGATGTGGACTAGGGGGAAAGCTATTAGAACGAACATGGTAAGCTGccattttggtttaattttggtaaagagaaaagaagaaagctTGTTGAATATTGAATTCAGTCTAGAATTTGCGTTTCTTGCATTTGGCATCATATACTCTGTATGTATATAACAGAAAAGTGGAGACAGGAACACCTCATCCACTTCAAAACTCAATGAGGGTAACATGCTTTTCAATTTGTAAATGAACATTTCTGTTATGATGTTTATTTTTTGTCACCCAAACACCAGGTATGCATctaatttacattaaaaaatatttgcttGTTGTACACGTATGGAGTTGACACCAACTTCGTCAGAATAGTGAGTCCAGATCAGCTTGCCTGAACGTGGTATACAAGggcatacacatatatataccacTTGCTTATATGCTTACAGACAGAATTCTGTTTTGTACCaagcaaaaaatattttatattactcTATTAAATGCATTTGTTTTGGATCTAAATCTTCCCTTGGTAATATGAAGGCAATGTCTCTCCTCTATCAGCATCACAACTCatcaaccatatatatatattgtttatggTAACTAAATTCATTGTATTACTAATTATTAGGTGACCACCTATCGATGACAAAAAAGAAATCCTTAAGCAGAcagaaactttttctttttttccctatgGTTTTTAATGAATATGATGTAAACATGGTGGTGAGGAGACAAAGCATAAATAGCGTCAAAgtaatgtttaatgtttaacAAGTCGtgcattataaatttttgtctTGCATGTGCAAAACTAAATAATGAGATGCGAAAATGGTGGTAGGGAGACATAGCAgaaacataattaatatatccTACATTATGATGTTTAAATAATGTCTAAATGATAAACATGCATGTtactttcattgaattttgaagAGGATGGGATTCCTCTTGTCTCCCTTCTCTGTAATATATATAGAGAAGATTGCCAATGGAAAGTATAGGCAAATAGTAGACTTCATTGGAAATTCATCAAGAAGCAGTCTCCTTCCTGtgttaggaaactaaaatggCATCCTACCATGTCCGGTCTAACAGCTTGCCGTCTAGGCCACACCCAATCATTCCTGAATTCGAAGAGAAATTGAGCCAAGCAAGGGCTTCTGAAGCTGCTTCTTCATCATCAGCATCAACCTCAATTAGCTACAAATTGAGTGGACTTCAAGATCTGCATGATTGTGTTGATAGGTTGCTTTTGCTACCACTCAACCAACAAGCCTTATCTCAAGAGAATCACAAGAAATGGGTTAATCAGATAATGGATTCATCTCTTAGGACCTTGGATGTGTGCAACATAGCTAAAGATGCATTGTTGCAAGCAAAGGAATCTACACAGGCACTTCAATCATCCATCCGCAGAAGGCGAAGTGGTAAAATTGAGTTGTCAAGCGAGGTTAAAAAGTTTTTAACCTCTAGGAAAGTGGTGAAGAAGGCAATCCAAGAGGCTATTGGTGATCTAAAGGGAATTGAAAGTGGATGCAACTTTAGTCCCTTGAACAAGGACAATGAGACCGTAACAATGCTGAGGGAGGTTCAAGCAACCACTCTTGCTGTATTTGGATCATTATTGTCCTTCATTTCGGGGCCAAAGTCACAACCAAAGCCTAATGGATGGTCATTCATTTCCAAAATAATGCGCTCCACCAGAATTGAGGAAGAGTCGCAACCAAATGAATTTGCAAGGGCAGATTTTGCATTGAAGTTGCTCATCAGTCAGAACATGAAGAAATCTGATAATTTGAATTTCAAGGATGCACAAGACCAGCTTGAAGAATTGGAATTGTGCATTCAAGATCTTGAAGAAGGACTCGAGAGTCTGTTTAGGCGAATGATCAGGATCAGAGTCTCCCTTCTAAACATCCTCAACCACTAGatagcaaaggaaaaaaaaaaaaaaaaaaaaaaatgatgcagTAGCATCAaggaaattcaaaattttgtagATCAAGTTGTTCATACTTCTATACGAAAGAGATACACATGTACTGCTATTTTTTACACATACCAAACGAATTTACTTCTGGACGTACGCAATCATATAGTTTTCTTCTCTTCTAAACCAATCAAGTTTACAGCTCAATTGTCAAATTACATTTCACTTCCTTCTTCACCTTGTAGCTTTTTTACGTTAAATGCAATATTAGTTGTTGCACGTGTGCATtaagataattattttcatgtaaataatggtcaaatactattttctttttggttcaaTTGGTTTAATTGGTAAAACAGAGGACAGAAGGGTGGGaaatgagtttttattttttgtttttttttatttttttgctgcaATTGGGAAATGAGTCAAATGACAATGGAGCATTCAAGTAAATTATTAGTAACCATTTGGTTGAGATAAAAGTTGATTAATTTTTctgtaaaaacaaaaaggagTACCTagctaattataatttattaggcAAAACCATACAAAAACTTCCAGGGTTTTATTACTCGATTTTTtacacaataaaaaatttatagacaTAGAGAGCTAAAAAGTACAAGTTTGAAGGGCTAGAAATTTTAGTTGAATTGCATCCTACAAGACTGGCAACCAAATCAAAAATtctttatctatatttttgcattatattttgaaatttttataagtttatatGGCCTTCTTTGATAAcatgttcattttttatttatttttatttttttcttctaaactGTCTATAATTTActttaatgatttattaatgTTAGTTGATGGTTGTTAGAAATCTCAATTAACtaaaaatgtacaaaaaaaaaaaacataaataaaaaataaaacacaacttAATATTatgttggtttttaatttttttcttccttagcatttaagttaattaatatatttaacgaACACTAACTaccataaattaatattaacaaacatcgaaataaacaaaaactacatacaatttaaaaggaaaaaacataaacaaaaaacaaaaaataaaataaatttgttatcaaGTAAAACCTAAATATTATCTATGATTTCCTATaaaggaaacaaataaaaatgagtTTTTTAAGGTGTCTTGAAAAATTACAATCACTTGTTGGTCGCAAGACAATCAACGCAAATGAGCTCTTGGTTAATGCACAAAaccaatttgaaattttggagaTGTGCATAGAAGATC includes the following:
- the LOC107435927 gene encoding uncharacterized protein LOC107435927; protein product: MASYHVRSNSLPSRQHPAIPEFNEQLCRLRASEATSSSASTSINCKLSGLQHLFDCLERSLLLPLNQQALSQEQHQKWIDQILDGSLRFLDICNIAKDSLLQTKESTQELQSTIRRKRGGNIELSSEVKKFLTSRKVVKKAIQKAVEQLKCIENNTFKKDNETIAIVSMLREVQGITLAIFESLLSFISGEKSKSKLGGWSFISSIMHHNRVEEESQLNDFSRVEAALKFLMSPKMKKSDSFAVENAQNQLENLELCIQDLQEGVENLFRRLIKTRVSLLNILSH
- the LOC132800362 gene encoding uncharacterized protein LOC132800362 → MAAYHVRSNSFPPSPHPLVPQFDEQLCRLRASVCASSSTSTSMACQGSGLQDLPWLRKFCHKQRIPHKNFNQSFEEDEVAKCGQRTTTVKKAIQKAIKNLKEMGNRCIFNTLNKDNETVAILNLLREAEAITLIILESLLLFISEPNLGGSKPNKW
- the LOC112489496 gene encoding uncharacterized protein LOC112489496, with protein sequence MASYHVRSNSLPSRPHPIIPEFEEKLSQARASEAASSSSASTSISYKLSGLQDLHDCVDRLLLLPLNQQALSQENHKKWVNQIMDSSLRTLDVCNIAKDALLQAKESTQALQSSIRRRRSGKIELSSEVKKFLTSRKVVKKAIQEAIGDLKGIESGCNFSPLNKDNETVTMLREVQATTLAVFGSLLSFISGPKSQPKPNGWSFISKIMRSTRIEEESQPNEFARADFALKLLISQNMKKSDNLNFKDAQDQLEELELCIQDLEEGLESLFRRMIRIRVSLLNILNH